The following proteins are encoded in a genomic region of Zea mays cultivar B73 chromosome 9, Zm-B73-REFERENCE-NAM-5.0, whole genome shotgun sequence:
- the LOC100193838 gene encoding uncharacterized protein LOC100193838, with protein sequence MPSASSSSSSSLYIIGDSSRLRDDPIIEVGDMDEDGSSGGALSGLVAERFASSFETQGSIDALCRKYGVPEQYSAVLPAGHQRACSPPGSAVSVYAHALEAGMRVPLHGFFCEVLAHFGVAPSQIAPNGWRAMAGFVVLSHSAGVAPSLPVFRHFFSLCAFKLKGWYYFRGKDAAGLLFKGMPLSIAGWKEAFFFLKSPTPWPCPVKWGGLSMGSTVEPALTREEQSVAKKLLRVHGAAVDIMTYLSESNLAAATIAGSSAKPPPPPIGTTSSASAKGMDPCVYDMMKNLRAAKAAQASGVTVKTEPSSDTPSSCKKRKVVEDATKQDPPRPEPPHYSPPGFFSAHKSPKVTREPDGGATSDWERARRMLQSIVTPALEQTFSVAKPSDVIASSYTTALQAANYASFSLGYALELEDKLAAREREADALRRELSQAKAELAGAKKAAAEGVRGAREAAVRDFRGSTEQVVRFAEHALAGYEKGMDDMKRAVLRRYPHLDPEQLVVPADGGGAQ encoded by the exons ATGCCTTCTGCTTCTTCGTCCTCGTCTTCCTCCCTCTACATCATTGGCGACTCCTCGCGTCTCCGTGACGACCCCATCATCGAGGTCGGTGACATGGACGAGGACGGCAGCAGCGGCGGCGCGCTCTCGGGGTTAGTGGCAGAGCGCTTCGCATCGTCCTTCGAAACCCAAGGGTCCATTGACGCCCTCTGCAGGAAGTATGGAGTACCGGAGCAGTACTCGGCGGTCCTCCCCGCCGGCCACCAGCGCGCGTGTTCGCCCCCCGGGTCCGCCGTCTCCGTGTACGCGCACGCGCTGGAGGCCGGCATGCGCGTCCCGCTGCACGGCTTCTTCTGCGAGGTGCTCGCCCACTTCGGCGTCGCGCCGAGCCAGATCGCGCCCAACGGGTGGCGCGCCATGGCCGGCTTCGTCGTCCTCTCCCACTCCGCCGGCGTGGCCCCGTCTCTCCCCGTGTTCCGGCACTTCTTCTCACTGTGCGCGTTCAAGCTCAAGGGGTGGTACTACTTCCGTGGCAAGGACGCCGCCGGCTTGCTCTTCAAGGGGATGCCGCTTTCCATTGCTGGGTGGAAGGAGGCCTTCTTCTTCCTCAAGTCGCCGACGCCGTGGCCGTGCCCCGTGAAGTGGGGCGGGCTGTCCATGGGCTCCACTGTTGAGCCGGCGCTCACCAGAGAGGAGCAGAGCGTGGCCAAGAAGCTGCTCCGTGTTCACGGTGCGGCAGTCGATATCATGACGTATCTTTCCGAGAGCAATCTTGCTGCTGCAACGATTGCTGGTTCATCAgcgaagccgccgccgccgccgattgGTACTACAAGCAGTGCTAGTGCCAAAG GAATGGACCCTTGCGTCTACGACATGATGAAGAATCTGCGGGCGGCAAAGGCCGCGCAGGCGTCGGGAGTGACGGTGAAGACTGAGCCCAGCAGCGATACGCCGTCGTCCTGCAAAAAGAGGAAGGTGGTGGAGGATGCCACGAAACAGGATCCGCCGCGCCCCGAGCCACCGCATTATTCCCCTCCGGGCTTCTTCTCCGCGCACAAGTCACCGAAGGTTACCCGTGAGCCTGACGGCGGCGCCACCTCCGACTGGGAGCGGGCGCGGCGGATGCTACAGAGCATCGTCACGCCGGCGCTGGAGCAGACGTTCTCGGTGGCGAAGCCCTCCGACGTCATCGCCTCGAGCTACACGACAGCGCTACAG GCCGCGAACTACGCGTCGTTCTCGCTGGGCTACGCGCTGGAGCTCGAGGATAAGCTCGCGGCAAGGGAGCGCGAGGCGGACGCGCTGCGGCGGGAGCTGTCGCAGGCCAAGGCCGAGCTCGCCGGCGCGAAGAAGGCGGCTGCGGAGGGGGTGAGGGGCGCCAGGGAGGCTGCCGTGCGCGACTTCCGGGGCTCCACGGAGCAGGTGGTCCGGTTCGCGGAGCACGCGTTGGCCGGGTACGAGAAGGGAATGGATGATATGAAGCGAGCCGTGCTGCGCAGGTACCCGCACCTCGACCCGGAGCAGCTCGTCGTGCCGGCGGACGGCGGCGGAGCTCAGTAA